A single region of the Gossypium arboreum isolate Shixiya-1 chromosome 12, ASM2569848v2, whole genome shotgun sequence genome encodes:
- the LOC108457621 gene encoding non-specific lipid transfer protein GPI-anchored 5-like isoform X1 — MALKNVELGLALVFVTMLCGYKAMAQSGCTSVLLGLAPCLNYITSNSTTTPSSTCCSQLSSVVQSQPQCLCSVLNGGASSLGVTINQTRALSLPGACNVQTPPVSSCNAAANGPASPPVSSAVSPSADSSDETPDTSVTSSSIPSGTGSKTVPTTEGSISNGSIMDKPLALTLFTLLIASYVSIIVLY; from the exons ATGGCTTTAAAAAATGTCGAGTTGGGTCTTGCCCTGGTTTTTGTGACCATGCTTTGTGGTTATAAAGCCATGGCTCAGTCAGGTTGTACCAGCGTGCTCTTGGGTTTAGCCCCGTGTTTAAACTACATTACGTCGAACTCGACGACGACCCCATCATCGACTTGCTGCTCTCAGCTTTCGAGCGTAGTTCAATCGCAGCCTCAGTGTCTTTGCTCGGTGCTCAATGGTGGGGCCTCATCGCTTGGTGTTACCATCAACCAGACTCGAGCCCTGTCACTCCCTGGTGCTTGCAATGTGCAAACACCACCAGTTAGCAGTTGTAACG CAGCTGCCAACGGTCCAGCATCTCCCCCTGTGAGCTCTGCAGTAAGTCCTTCAGCTGATAGTTCTGATGAGACGCCTGACACATCGGTTACATCATCGAGCATTCCTTCAG GAACTGGGTCTAAAACAGTCCCTACAACAGAAGGCAGCATATCAAATGGAAGTATCATGGACAAGCCGCTTGCTCTTACTCTTTTCACTCTGTTAATTGCTTCATACGTATCGATTATCGTCTTATATTAA
- the LOC108457621 gene encoding non-specific lipid transfer protein GPI-anchored 5-like isoform X2 gives MALKNVELGLALVFVTMLCGYKAMAQSGCTSVLLGLAPCLNYITSNSTTTPSSTCCSQLSSVVQSQPQCLCSVLNGGASSLGVTINQTRALSLPGACNVQTPPVSSCNAANGPASPPVSSAVSPSADSSDETPDTSVTSSSIPSGTGSKTVPTTEGSISNGSIMDKPLALTLFTLLIASYVSIIVLY, from the exons ATGGCTTTAAAAAATGTCGAGTTGGGTCTTGCCCTGGTTTTTGTGACCATGCTTTGTGGTTATAAAGCCATGGCTCAGTCAGGTTGTACCAGCGTGCTCTTGGGTTTAGCCCCGTGTTTAAACTACATTACGTCGAACTCGACGACGACCCCATCATCGACTTGCTGCTCTCAGCTTTCGAGCGTAGTTCAATCGCAGCCTCAGTGTCTTTGCTCGGTGCTCAATGGTGGGGCCTCATCGCTTGGTGTTACCATCAACCAGACTCGAGCCCTGTCACTCCCTGGTGCTTGCAATGTGCAAACACCACCAGTTAGCAGTTGTAACG CTGCCAACGGTCCAGCATCTCCCCCTGTGAGCTCTGCAGTAAGTCCTTCAGCTGATAGTTCTGATGAGACGCCTGACACATCGGTTACATCATCGAGCATTCCTTCAG GAACTGGGTCTAAAACAGTCCCTACAACAGAAGGCAGCATATCAAATGGAAGTATCATGGACAAGCCGCTTGCTCTTACTCTTTTCACTCTGTTAATTGCTTCATACGTATCGATTATCGTCTTATATTAA